One part of the Sphingobacterium sp. LZ7M1 genome encodes these proteins:
- a CDS encoding DUF1735 domain-containing protein gives MKTILKLFKNIYLPILCFSVLFGCKDTALEDFSIKPGSATTVGSGDIAGGITKTNEQITVPVSIKLSSPASKAFDVNLAVNQKAAADHIKSKNLGSNYIAVKPESIFLPNSTKVNFGADSAVFNVTVTRTEVEKYFGKNIVIGYSITNAGKGNNIDKNNATGVLILKVNDLITESDIHFISLTNGAGAILEAKNQVNYVSSSSGLTMPLGISLASFPGSAFTVDVVTSTDTIAQLIKDGKLPANTVGLTPEQYTIPSKVQVASNAKSAGLEINVPWSVVNANLDKKLAVLVELSAPTLHVLNPQKNYSIILIDSENVVEVDVTNDAEYSYSRNNDNQNENAVKLIDNNYNSKFLLFDFVDLELKLVYNEPQKIGAYTFTSGNDAQERDPAEWVLYGSNDGTTWEALDTRRTEVFNNRTETKRFNIEFPKAYKQFKLHIERTRSSSLFQMAEWRMVRIP, from the coding sequence ATGAAAACCATATTGAAATTATTCAAAAATATATACTTGCCCATCCTTTGTTTTTCAGTCCTTTTTGGATGTAAGGATACGGCTCTGGAGGATTTCTCCATCAAACCGGGCTCCGCTACGACGGTAGGTTCTGGGGACATTGCCGGAGGGATTACCAAAACCAATGAACAGATCACCGTTCCGGTAAGTATCAAATTGAGCAGTCCTGCTTCAAAGGCTTTTGATGTCAACCTAGCGGTGAATCAAAAAGCAGCGGCTGACCATATCAAAAGCAAGAACCTGGGCAGCAATTACATTGCTGTAAAACCAGAATCAATCTTTTTACCAAACAGTACCAAGGTAAATTTCGGAGCTGATTCTGCCGTGTTCAATGTGACCGTCACCCGTACCGAGGTGGAAAAATATTTCGGAAAGAACATTGTCATTGGATACAGCATTACCAATGCCGGGAAAGGAAACAATATTGATAAAAACAATGCAACAGGTGTTCTTATACTGAAAGTCAATGATCTGATCACGGAATCAGACATACATTTCATTTCCCTAACAAATGGCGCAGGAGCGATCTTAGAAGCTAAAAACCAAGTAAATTATGTCAGCTCCTCCTCGGGATTGACCATGCCATTGGGTATTAGCTTGGCCAGTTTCCCTGGATCTGCCTTTACCGTGGATGTGGTAACCTCGACTGATACCATTGCTCAATTGATCAAGGACGGTAAGCTACCAGCAAATACGGTTGGTCTTACACCTGAGCAATATACCATACCTTCTAAAGTACAGGTAGCGAGCAATGCGAAATCTGCAGGTCTTGAAATCAACGTTCCTTGGTCGGTGGTCAATGCTAATCTGGACAAAAAATTAGCGGTTCTTGTAGAACTGAGCGCTCCTACCCTACATGTGCTTAATCCTCAGAAAAACTATAGTATCATTCTGATCGATTCAGAAAATGTGGTGGAAGTAGATGTGACCAATGATGCTGAATATTCTTACAGCAGAAATAATGATAATCAAAATGAAAATGCTGTCAAATTGATTGACAACAATTACAACAGCAAATTCCTATTGTTTGATTTCGTAGACCTCGAATTAAAGCTTGTTTATAATGAGCCGCAGAAGATTGGGGCTTATACCTTCACTTCAGGAAATGATGCTCAAGAAAGAGATCCAGCAGAATGGGTACTTTATGGATCCAATGATGGAACTACTTGGGAAGCTTTGGATACACGCAGAACGGAAGTTTTCAATAACCGTACAGAAACCAAACGCTTTAACATTGAATTCCCTAAAGCATACAAACAGTTCAAGCTACATATTGAAAGAACTAGAAGCAGTAGTTTATTCCAAATGGCGGAATGGAGAATGGTTAGAATTCCTTAA
- a CDS encoding PKD domain-containing protein: MKYAFFCLILASISSACTKDEQGVPEIIEKEPKPTAAFTYALANANDPFTYKFDNKGTNFMETRWSFGDDSTSSVAAPSHTFLNTGTYVVKMVALNGEGYWAQREETIRISAANLIKVNTKTLGAGKLNLSFTTSMAVSKTEWRDGYKSSGAILSTDKTIDLTFDPGTFKEIQLKLTTAKGSVALMNLFVSELGLIKDVTTFENMFSVSHENNGGPDGGEGSKKMIDGDITTKIFVGGVGPNMSWQFLFDSPQVVNGYSMTSGNDSPDRDPRRWKVEGSIDGKTWVVVDERGPEYFTERRQSRTFRFTNTTAYNYYKFSMTELNGGSNFQISEVRILEFPH; encoded by the coding sequence ATGAAATATGCATTTTTCTGCTTGATCTTGGCTTCGATCAGCAGCGCATGTACAAAGGATGAACAGGGGGTTCCTGAAATCATAGAGAAAGAGCCGAAGCCAACTGCTGCTTTTACCTATGCTTTGGCAAATGCCAATGACCCCTTTACCTATAAATTCGACAACAAGGGTACCAATTTCATGGAAACACGTTGGTCCTTCGGGGATGACAGTACATCCTCTGTGGCTGCACCATCACATACCTTTTTGAATACGGGGACATATGTCGTGAAAATGGTAGCCCTAAATGGAGAAGGATATTGGGCACAACGCGAGGAGACGATCCGGATCTCTGCAGCCAACCTGATCAAGGTAAATACCAAGACCCTTGGAGCAGGCAAACTGAACCTTTCCTTCACTACCAGTATGGCGGTGAGCAAAACGGAATGGCGTGATGGATATAAATCCTCTGGAGCGATCCTGAGTACCGACAAAACTATTGACCTGACCTTTGACCCGGGAACCTTCAAGGAAATCCAGCTTAAGCTGACGACGGCTAAAGGATCGGTTGCACTCATGAATCTTTTTGTGTCCGAATTGGGACTGATCAAAGATGTGACTACCTTTGAGAACATGTTCTCGGTATCCCATGAGAACAATGGTGGCCCGGATGGTGGAGAAGGATCCAAGAAAATGATCGACGGTGATATCACTACCAAAATATTTGTGGGTGGTGTGGGACCAAATATGAGCTGGCAGTTCCTATTTGACTCGCCGCAAGTCGTGAATGGCTATAGCATGACCTCAGGTAATGACTCGCCAGACCGTGACCCAAGACGTTGGAAAGTGGAAGGCTCCATTGATGGTAAGACTTGGGTAGTGGTTGATGAAAGAGGTCCAGAATACTTCACGGAAAGAAGGCAGTCTAGAACCTTTAGATTCACCAATACCACGGCCTATAACTATTACAAATTCTCCATGACTGAATTGAATGGAGGAAGCAACTTCCAGATTTCGGAAGTCCGTATCCTCGAATTCCCTCACTAG
- the yajC gene encoding preprotein translocase subunit YajC, whose product MISTILLQVGGSGFTQLIPMVLIIVVFYFFMIRPQMKKQKEHKKYIEEIGVNSRVVTTAGIHGRIVEVSDKTFLVDVGNGVKIRFDKTAISLEASKALNTEAK is encoded by the coding sequence ATGATTTCAACAATTTTATTACAAGTAGGAGGAAGTGGCTTTACACAGTTAATTCCTATGGTATTAATCATTGTGGTTTTCTATTTCTTTATGATTAGACCACAAATGAAAAAGCAAAAAGAACACAAAAAATATATCGAAGAAATTGGTGTAAACTCTAGAGTAGTGACTACTGCTGGAATCCATGGCCGTATCGTTGAAGTAAGTGACAAAACTTTCTTGGTAGACGTAGGTAATGGCGTGAAAATCCGCTTTGACAAAACTGCTATCTCGCTAGAGGCTTCTAAGGCTTTGAATACTGAAGCTAAATAG